The following DNA comes from Papaver somniferum cultivar HN1 chromosome 4, ASM357369v1, whole genome shotgun sequence.
AAAATAGAATTTCACCACTCTTAGTGAAAGCAATGGGAAAATTCTCTGCCCAGCCTGAACCAGGAGGAGCTCCTAAACTGAACTCTTTAACCCATGTCCTATTAGGccgccaattttttttattatcgtGCTTACCACTCACTGTGTAAGCACTGCTGCCATTTTTTTCTGTTGTTGTCTTCCTGTACCACCATACGACGACAACGTTAGTGAGTTGGGCATAAATACACAAATTTCCCTGTAACACCTGAAGTTGGAAAAAGTCTGAATCATAGCCTGCATGTTGGTTTTTAAAACAAGGTGGCGATGGTACCTCATAAAACACCTCCTCAGCTAAATCAAAAGCCAATATCTTCCAATCATAGTAATTCAACCAATGAAGAGATCCATCTACGAGAACTCCAGTTGAGATATAACGGTCACTTTCAGGACGCGCTAAATAATGGTCGCAGAGCTGTTCTTTGTATCTCCAGTCACTATCAACGCCCAAAGTGTATACCTGGACATATCCAACACGGCTCCTGTTAGTGAAAAAAGGTTCATTCGGGTGGGCGCAAATTCTAACAACCTTGTATTCACTAGTCGAAGGTATATAACCGAATCCAGATGTAACAGTGACATGATTCAATTTATTAATAACGCATTCATTATCAACGTATCTTGGAAGGTACATCTCTTCTTTTGTAACGGGGTTACAGATGTATATAGGATCTCCGCACACCAACGTAGAATCATCTGATACTGAGAAACATATCAAACCATTGCAAGAACCAACGAGAGTAAAACTCGGGTCTACCGGAAGTTTTTGTGGCTTCAATCCAAATCCCTTGATTTGTAACTTACCATCGTAGCAATCATATTCGCCATAATAAGGGACTTCTCTAATCTGTTTTCTAATACATGAGTATTGATCAgccaagaaaagaaaactcaCCTTAATATGTCTGGTTTCGCAGTTAGAAGAGACTTTGTGACAGAAATATTGTTTAAACCGATGATCATCAGGACCACCCTCTTTACTGCTGTTGTCATGGTCGTGGAGAAGTAGTTTTGGCTGTCGATCTAATTGTGAACGAGCAAAGTGAGAATCATCCAGAAGTGGGAGATTTCGCCAAGTTTTACACACTTGTTTCCATTGCAAGATGCATTCCACGGGCAGTCTTGATAGTATGTCTTTTATAATTTCAACTGGAAGAACGTTTTCCATCTTAAATcaccaaaaagaaaaatcaacaacTAGAGCTGACTTGGTCACAACAAGAGCAGGGTTTTCCTTCTCTTCTAGGATTAGGTTTTTTGCTTTGgtgaaaagaaataataaatcgGGTACAGTTTTCATATTGTTCAAACACTGATTACCCTGGTCAAAAGAAAGCACTTTTCTCTTACGGAATTGCCGGGAGGAAGTTTGACCGAATTTTGGCAATTTTTAATCGTAAAAAAACCTCAACTACTGTATAAGCCCATTGGCGCCCTTTAATTCATACATAAGCCCATTGGTGCTTCATGATCTTGATTCTAGGGGTGAGCGTGGACTGATATGGACGGGTTTTTACTTCATCCGCATCAAATCCTATTCATTACGGATTCCATTGATGAACGGATTGGGTATGAATAATTCAACGGATTTGTTTTTAGTTAAAATTAATAATGAAACAATAAAACAAACGTAGATGACTTCTTATAAAACCTACACACTCTACATATGTGTATAAATATAAAAATGATATGGATAACACTCCAAACAAACACCTTAAAAATCCCTATACTACTTTTgtattttctaaaaactatataaatgtgTTTAATCTAACAGATGTGGATGTCCAGcagattttcaaggttgcatccgggccCAATCCGTAATCCATTGAATTTTAAAATTTCCATCGCATCCAACCCACTAACAAACAGTCTGACATCCATCCACAGTAATGCCATTGGTCCCAGTTAAATCCGCGGAC
Coding sequences within:
- the LOC113272001 gene encoding uncharacterized protein LOC113272001, which codes for MAIKLKSKWRSKSIGQSRDGRLRVAAGGEVMSSVCLRLCAVVDEDWSATGDVVGGAKQRSELVAAVRVILRLKEGRFSPSCYPCHLIMDIIQDLGLSSWLMENVLPVEIIKDILSRLPVECILQWKQVCKTWRNLPLLDDSHFARSQLDRQPKLLLHDHDNSSKEGGPDDHRFKQYFCHKVSSNCETRHIKVYTLGVDSDWRYKEQLCDHYLARPESDRYISTGVLVDGSLHWLNYYDWKILAFDLAEEVFYEEDNNRKKWQQCLHSEW